A DNA window from Halorubrum sp. DM2 contains the following coding sequences:
- a CDS encoding DNA methyltransferase — protein sequence MTDSPNPAIRAAFEAFVTDLHDEVGPQAFEAILTGERSLDDFDLGCEPETFTEETLVRPMLEAADLRFSDPSKDWAGPSVTAPDFRITNTDAPVVGETRPVGEIAEASEDIEGSIGPFRDEDYGVATDGVIWRLHRAEARGDTTRFPVVAAIDTRQALLAAAVGSGFLDEVVLPADVDASGAEADGDAVRDALEEVRLAASGSGDAAAARDRLPSPRREPDWTAAGFGAQFGRANLDRRLRQARRERRERRRRNVEEFYDRYVEVLFGEGTEHSFETNLLASVSPPDESTPESERRRFALALVNRLLFLRVLEEREVDGIERGFLAARVERYEASDPPGSLYESEIRPLFADLLNTPKRERPPDLRDPDSRRDRVPCLNDGLFRSAVPNEAAYDVEDGILKRIISELIEGIAEGGSPQTTNETLDPSVIGTVFEKVINHLGAKPDVGLQKKELGAIYTPPDVTERITERTVEPAIEAAVVDALLDRFDDADERAVVRSRLDRLNLGGILDHFAARERLVLRRDEGSVEVAVPFDEPNVIAAALKRVTDLRVVDPACGSGHFLTAAVDRLHRAQIKLLTGLNDGDEPSAGRRYEAKRELALTGVFGVDVHEAATEIARLRVWLKVIEDNGWEESYAQLPNVDANVVRGNALVGFPVTGDTSRTEVWNDDIAELEERRLAYKFDADVDADTRDEISDLLAEEIRPELDEKYVSLLSETTLDEDVESREELRRLVESIPDSENVSPSVQHVKARPAGGGEFSDRQQSTLEAAGFDVFHTGTTANLDVGERERVLKTQSDEASERLVRDLEAVLEERIVFTRVERQPLPLDLPEIKGRPFHWIAEFPEAVAETDSGYALDFDVVLGNPPYGDLLTDGEKRLLTSMETGVGYEELRRGEISGNFIERQLHLLSPDGFFGNVVTVGVLSSSERGAEHDLIVGGFESAEISSFARRPSQVFDRSGSRVEINPTIITGRPAGASDRDAERSEGSPGSIRSSDFLRFTDESREATIESHDLSPAADLVLRDRIGGDPGSEFDVFPKVGGETKRGVLEALSDAPRTLGDWEVDESPHRVRHRRSFNYWLVATRGGDDLNNMKEYCFPTETARDFAYLAANSSLLYGYHMTYGNMQDFGKGRFRRFPVPARSAVAPWRPLIRHYADLLEAGLSRHVESSGDIDYRGERGVKAVVDEVEFLLGSIYGLSPEQVRYLQTYDSEFARHGPDEYEPVPDAVAEAGGNDPVPTVGFDPETERDGDGTAPF from the coding sequence ATGACCGACTCGCCGAATCCGGCAATCCGAGCGGCCTTCGAGGCGTTTGTCACCGACCTTCACGACGAGGTCGGCCCGCAGGCGTTCGAAGCGATCCTCACCGGCGAACGATCCCTCGACGATTTTGATCTCGGATGCGAACCGGAGACGTTCACCGAGGAGACGCTCGTGCGCCCGATGCTCGAAGCGGCCGACCTCCGGTTCAGCGATCCGTCGAAGGACTGGGCGGGACCGAGCGTGACGGCTCCGGACTTCCGGATCACGAACACCGACGCGCCGGTTGTCGGTGAAACGAGACCGGTAGGCGAGATAGCCGAGGCGAGCGAGGACATCGAGGGGTCGATCGGCCCGTTCAGAGACGAAGACTACGGCGTCGCCACGGACGGGGTCATCTGGCGGCTACACAGGGCCGAAGCGCGGGGGGACACCACCCGGTTTCCGGTCGTCGCCGCGATAGACACCCGGCAAGCGCTACTGGCCGCGGCCGTCGGCTCGGGGTTCCTCGACGAGGTGGTTCTTCCCGCGGACGTCGACGCGAGCGGGGCGGAGGCCGACGGCGACGCCGTCCGCGACGCGCTGGAGGAGGTTAGGCTGGCGGCGTCCGGCTCCGGAGACGCGGCGGCCGCGCGCGACCGCCTCCCGAGCCCTCGACGCGAGCCGGACTGGACGGCCGCCGGATTCGGCGCGCAGTTCGGGCGCGCGAACCTCGACCGGCGTCTGCGGCAGGCTCGCCGAGAGCGACGGGAGCGGCGGCGACGAAACGTCGAGGAGTTCTACGACCGGTACGTCGAGGTGCTGTTCGGCGAGGGGACGGAACACTCGTTCGAGACGAACCTCCTCGCGTCGGTCTCGCCGCCGGACGAGTCGACCCCGGAGTCCGAACGGCGGCGGTTCGCGCTCGCGCTCGTCAATCGACTGCTCTTCCTCAGAGTCCTCGAAGAGCGGGAAGTCGACGGGATCGAACGCGGCTTTCTGGCCGCCCGAGTCGAGCGGTACGAGGCGTCGGACCCGCCGGGGAGCCTGTATGAGTCCGAGATCCGACCGCTGTTCGCCGACCTGTTGAACACGCCGAAACGGGAGCGACCACCGGACCTCCGAGATCCGGACTCGCGGCGCGATCGGGTCCCGTGTCTCAACGACGGGCTGTTCCGGTCCGCCGTTCCGAACGAGGCGGCGTACGACGTCGAAGACGGAATCTTGAAGCGGATCATCTCGGAGCTTATCGAGGGTATCGCAGAAGGAGGGAGCCCACAGACGACGAACGAGACCCTCGATCCGTCGGTCATCGGCACCGTCTTCGAGAAGGTGATCAACCACCTCGGCGCGAAGCCCGACGTGGGGCTACAGAAGAAGGAACTCGGAGCCATATACACGCCGCCGGACGTCACGGAACGGATAACGGAGCGCACCGTCGAACCGGCGATCGAGGCGGCCGTCGTCGACGCCCTCCTCGATCGGTTCGACGACGCGGACGAGCGGGCGGTCGTTCGGAGCCGCTTGGACCGTCTGAACCTGGGAGGGATACTCGACCACTTCGCGGCGCGGGAGCGACTCGTCCTTCGGCGGGACGAGGGGTCCGTAGAGGTCGCGGTCCCGTTCGACGAACCGAACGTGATCGCGGCGGCACTGAAGCGCGTCACGGACCTCCGGGTTGTCGACCCCGCCTGCGGCTCCGGCCACTTCCTCACGGCGGCCGTGGACCGGTTACACCGCGCACAGATCAAGCTGCTCACCGGCCTCAACGACGGTGACGAGCCGTCCGCAGGGCGACGGTACGAGGCGAAACGGGAACTCGCGCTGACCGGCGTCTTCGGCGTCGACGTTCACGAGGCCGCAACCGAGATCGCCCGCCTCCGCGTGTGGCTCAAAGTAATCGAGGACAACGGGTGGGAAGAGTCGTACGCGCAGCTCCCGAACGTCGACGCGAACGTCGTCCGCGGGAACGCGCTGGTCGGGTTCCCCGTCACCGGCGACACGAGCCGAACCGAGGTCTGGAACGACGACATCGCAGAACTCGAGGAACGGCGACTGGCGTACAAGTTCGACGCCGACGTCGACGCCGACACTCGCGACGAGATCAGCGACCTGTTAGCCGAGGAGATCCGGCCGGAACTCGACGAGAAGTACGTCTCGCTGCTGTCCGAGACGACGCTGGACGAAGACGTCGAGAGCCGCGAGGAGCTCCGTCGGCTCGTCGAGTCGATACCGGACTCCGAGAACGTGTCTCCGAGCGTTCAACACGTTAAGGCGAGACCGGCCGGGGGTGGTGAGTTCTCGGACAGGCAGCAGTCGACCCTCGAAGCCGCCGGCTTCGACGTATTCCACACCGGGACCACGGCGAACTTGGACGTGGGCGAGCGCGAGCGAGTACTCAAAACGCAGTCCGACGAGGCGTCGGAACGACTCGTTCGAGACCTCGAAGCCGTCCTCGAAGAGAGGATAGTCTTCACGCGGGTCGAGCGACAGCCGCTTCCGCTGGATTTACCCGAGATCAAAGGCCGACCGTTCCACTGGATCGCCGAGTTTCCGGAGGCAGTCGCGGAGACCGACTCGGGGTACGCGCTCGATTTCGATGTCGTCCTCGGGAACCCCCCATACGGGGACCTGCTGACCGACGGCGAGAAGCGCCTCCTGACGTCGATGGAGACGGGCGTCGGCTACGAGGAACTTCGGAGGGGCGAGATATCGGGGAACTTCATCGAACGCCAACTCCACCTCCTGTCCCCGGACGGCTTCTTCGGGAACGTCGTGACCGTCGGCGTGCTGTCGAGCAGCGAGCGAGGGGCCGAACACGACCTCATCGTGGGCGGGTTCGAATCCGCCGAGATATCCTCGTTCGCCCGACGCCCGTCACAGGTGTTCGACCGCTCGGGGAGCCGCGTCGAGATCAATCCGACGATCATCACCGGGCGGCCGGCCGGCGCGAGCGACCGGGACGCGGAGCGCTCGGAGGGGTCTCCCGGATCCATCCGGTCGAGCGACTTCCTCAGGTTCACCGACGAGTCGCGCGAGGCGACGATCGAGTCACACGATCTGAGCCCGGCGGCCGACTTGGTCCTCCGCGATCGGATCGGAGGCGATCCGGGGAGCGAGTTCGACGTGTTTCCGAAGGTGGGCGGCGAGACGAAACGCGGCGTCCTCGAAGCGCTCTCCGACGCGCCGAGGACGCTCGGCGACTGGGAGGTCGACGAGTCGCCGCACCGCGTCCGTCACCGCCGCTCGTTCAACTACTGGCTGGTGGCGACCAGGGGCGGCGACGACCTGAACAACATGAAAGAGTACTGCTTCCCGACCGAGACGGCGCGCGACTTCGCGTATCTGGCGGCGAACAGCTCGCTGCTGTACGGCTACCACATGACCTACGGGAACATGCAGGACTTCGGGAAGGGTCGGTTCCGGCGGTTCCCGGTCCCGGCGCGGTCAGCGGTCGCCCCTTGGCGGCCGCTGATTCGGCACTACGCCGACCTCCTCGAAGCGGGACTGAGCCGGCACGTCGAGTCGAGCGGAGACATCGACTATCGGGGAGAACGCGGCGTGAAAGCAGTCGTCGACGAGGTCGAGTTCCTTCTCGGCTCGATATACGGACTGAGTCCAGAACAGGTCCGGTACCTCCAGACGTACGACAGCGAGTTCGCCCGGCACGGTCCGGACGAGTACGAGCCAGTACCGGACGCGGTTGCGGAGGCCGGAGGGAACGATCCGGTTCCGACAGTCGGGTTCGATCCCGAGACGGAGCGCGACGGCGACGGGACCGCGCCGTTTTAG
- a CDS encoding HPr family phosphocarrier protein, with protein sequence MERTVTVEPEAGLHARPASKLVQTANRFDADVSIGRAADGDGGLVRADSMLSVSGLNVEHGESVRVVAEGPDAGAALDAVCDLLTSPVEEDAGEGTATDGDAEDAP encoded by the coding sequence ATGGAACGAACCGTGACGGTCGAACCCGAGGCCGGACTCCACGCGCGACCCGCCTCGAAGCTGGTACAGACGGCGAACCGATTCGACGCCGACGTGTCGATCGGACGCGCCGCCGACGGCGACGGCGGACTCGTCCGCGCCGACAGCATGCTCTCGGTGAGCGGGCTGAACGTCGAACACGGCGAGTCGGTCCGCGTGGTCGCCGAGGGCCCGGACGCCGGGGCGGCGCTGGACGCGGTCTGCGACCTGCTCACGAGTCCGGTGGAGGAGGACGCCGGGGAGGGCACTGCGACCGACGGCGACGCGGAGGACGCCCCGTGA
- the ptsP gene encoding phosphoenolpyruvate--protein phosphotransferase has protein sequence MRRLDGVGSTPRSGVGTARWYRPDADLTLPERPDPDSVDVDAELDRYDAARDAVRSALRDARDRTAERVGEEEAAVFEAHESFLDDPTMIEDVEAAIGDGTPAVHAVADRFDEAVEQFEGMEGRMAERADDLRDVRDRLLRALLDVEGDGGSVADLAALPAGTILLAERLTPSDTAALDPDAVAGIATVEGGRTSHAAIIARSLAIPAVVGVGTELESVADGETVLVDGDAGRVVVDPDEERRAAARASGPDVIADRVETTDGRPVEVAANVGGETELAPAAERGADGIGLFRTEFLFIDREAPPTEDEQYEAITAALSAFPDDRVVVRTLDVGGDKPVPYLDLPDEENPFLGRRGIRLSLGEHADLFETQLRALLRAAATEHGDGLAVMFPLVTRVEEVERAIATVESIAADLAEEGVDHAVPELGAMIETPAAAFVADALAERLDFLSVGTNDLAQYVMAADRGNDAVAEYHDPLHPAVLRALAAATSAAAVEETDPWVGICGEMAGDPALTELLVGLGFDELSMSAVTVPDVKRRVRETDADAAASLASDALACETRREVLDVLGLDDRAV, from the coding sequence GTGAGGAGGCTCGACGGCGTCGGAAGCACGCCGCGGTCCGGCGTCGGTACGGCGCGCTGGTACCGACCGGACGCCGACCTGACGCTCCCGGAGCGCCCCGATCCGGACTCCGTCGACGTCGACGCGGAACTGGATCGGTACGACGCGGCCCGGGACGCGGTCCGGTCGGCCCTGCGCGACGCCCGCGACCGGACGGCCGAGCGCGTCGGCGAGGAGGAGGCCGCGGTGTTCGAGGCCCACGAGAGCTTCCTCGACGACCCGACGATGATCGAGGACGTCGAGGCCGCGATCGGCGACGGGACGCCCGCGGTCCACGCCGTCGCGGACCGGTTCGACGAGGCGGTCGAGCAGTTCGAGGGCATGGAGGGCCGGATGGCCGAGCGCGCGGACGACCTCCGCGACGTGCGGGACCGCCTGCTCCGCGCGCTTCTCGACGTCGAAGGGGACGGAGGGTCCGTCGCCGACCTCGCCGCGCTCCCGGCGGGAACGATCCTGCTCGCGGAGCGGCTCACACCGAGCGACACCGCCGCGCTCGATCCCGACGCAGTCGCCGGGATCGCGACGGTCGAAGGGGGACGTACCTCCCACGCCGCGATCATCGCGCGGTCGCTCGCGATCCCCGCCGTCGTCGGCGTCGGCACGGAACTGGAGTCGGTCGCGGACGGGGAGACGGTCCTCGTCGACGGCGACGCCGGGCGGGTCGTCGTCGACCCCGACGAGGAACGCCGCGCCGCGGCGCGGGCGTCGGGACCGGACGTGATCGCCGACCGCGTCGAGACGACCGACGGCCGGCCGGTCGAGGTCGCGGCCAACGTCGGCGGAGAGACCGAACTGGCCCCGGCCGCCGAGCGCGGCGCGGACGGGATCGGACTGTTCCGGACCGAGTTCCTCTTCATCGACCGCGAGGCCCCGCCGACCGAGGACGAGCAGTACGAGGCGATTACGGCGGCGCTGTCGGCGTTCCCCGACGACCGCGTCGTCGTGCGGACCCTCGACGTGGGCGGCGACAAGCCGGTCCCGTACCTCGATCTCCCCGACGAGGAGAACCCGTTCCTCGGGCGGCGCGGGATCCGGCTGTCGCTCGGCGAGCACGCGGACCTCTTCGAGACGCAGCTCCGGGCGCTGCTCCGCGCGGCCGCGACCGAACACGGCGACGGGCTGGCGGTGATGTTCCCCCTCGTCACGCGCGTCGAGGAGGTCGAGCGCGCGATCGCGACGGTCGAGTCGATCGCGGCCGACCTCGCCGAGGAGGGCGTCGACCACGCGGTCCCCGAGTTGGGAGCGATGATCGAGACGCCGGCCGCGGCGTTCGTCGCGGACGCCCTGGCCGAGCGGCTCGACTTCCTGAGCGTCGGGACCAACGACCTCGCGCAGTACGTGATGGCGGCCGACCGCGGGAACGACGCCGTCGCGGAGTACCACGACCCGCTCCACCCGGCGGTGTTGCGCGCGCTCGCGGCCGCGACCTCGGCTGCGGCCGTTGAAGAGACCGACCCGTGGGTGGGGATATGCGGCGAGATGGCCGGGGACCCGGCGCTGACGGAGCTGCTCGTCGGGCTCGGCTTCGACGAACTCAGCATGAGCGCGGTGACGGTCCCGGACGTGAAACGGCGGGTCCGCGAGACCGACGCCGACGCCGCGGCGTCGCTCGCGTCCGACGCGCTCGCCTGCGAGACGCGCCGCGAGGTGCTGGACGTGCTGGGACTCGACGACCGGGCGGTGTAG
- a CDS encoding PTS mannose transporter subunit IID, producing MVGIVVVSHSERAAEGIAEIAAEMAGDTRIEPVGGDGKGGIGTVPDAIEAAIDAAAGIDAEDGSDAGDENGGDPDGSDPVVVLVDLGSAVMNADIAVELSDAEAVIADAPVLEGAVNAAVAATDPSATVESVREQAEAARDIEKL from the coding sequence ATGGTCGGGATCGTCGTCGTCTCCCACAGCGAGCGGGCCGCCGAGGGGATCGCGGAGATCGCCGCCGAGATGGCCGGCGACACCCGCATCGAACCGGTCGGCGGCGACGGGAAGGGCGGGATCGGCACTGTCCCAGACGCGATCGAAGCGGCGATCGACGCCGCAGCCGGGATAGACGCGGAAGACGGGAGCGACGCCGGCGACGAGAACGGGGGAGATCCCGACGGCTCTGACCCGGTCGTCGTCCTCGTCGACCTCGGCAGCGCGGTGATGAACGCGGACATCGCCGTCGAACTGAGCGACGCGGAGGCCGTGATCGCGGACGCGCCCGTCCTCGAAGGCGCGGTCAACGCGGCGGTCGCGGCCACCGACCCCTCGGCCACGGTCGAGTCCGTCCGCGAGCAGGCGGAGGCGGCCCGCGACATCGAGAAGCTGTAG
- the dhaL gene encoding dihydroxyacetone kinase subunit DhaL, with protein MTDDGAAVVEAVEAVAERIEAERDHLTQLDSAIGDADHGGNMARGWAEAADAARDLDDPDAETVARTVGKTLMAEVGGASGPLFGGSLVFAAGELGGGITPETTVAFAETYLEKVEDRGDARVGDQTMVDALTPAVHTFKKSIEVDDLDPIEALAKAVDAAERGVAFTVPIRARKGRASYLGWRSVGHQDPGATSTLIILEELLAVAAERLDVDVPETDAGSPTIPDDDPDDVDPEDD; from the coding sequence ATGACCGACGACGGGGCAGCGGTCGTCGAGGCGGTCGAGGCGGTCGCGGAGCGCATCGAAGCGGAGCGCGACCACCTGACGCAGTTGGACTCCGCCATCGGCGACGCGGACCACGGCGGGAACATGGCGCGCGGCTGGGCCGAGGCGGCCGACGCCGCGCGCGACCTCGACGATCCGGACGCGGAGACCGTCGCGAGGACGGTCGGCAAGACGCTGATGGCCGAGGTCGGCGGGGCCTCGGGGCCGCTGTTCGGCGGGTCGCTCGTGTTCGCGGCGGGCGAGCTCGGCGGCGGGATCACCCCCGAGACCACGGTGGCGTTCGCGGAGACGTACCTCGAGAAGGTCGAGGACAGGGGCGACGCGCGCGTCGGCGACCAGACGATGGTGGACGCGCTGACGCCCGCGGTCCACACGTTCAAGAAGTCGATCGAGGTCGACGACCTCGATCCGATCGAGGCGCTCGCGAAGGCGGTCGACGCCGCCGAGCGCGGGGTCGCGTTCACCGTCCCGATCCGGGCGCGGAAGGGGCGGGCCTCCTACCTCGGCTGGCGGTCGGTCGGCCATCAGGACCCGGGGGCGACGAGTACGCTGATCATCCTCGAAGAGCTGCTCGCGGTCGCCGCTGAGCGGCTCGACGTCGACGTGCCGGAGACCGACGCCGGCTCGCCGACGATCCCGGACGACGACCCCGACGACGTCGACCCGGAGGACGACTGA
- the dhaK gene encoding dihydroxyacetone kinase subunit DhaK has translation MKKLINDPDDVVDEMLDGMTAAHPDRLRRLPDTQVLVRDDGPVEGKVGIVTGGGSGHEPTHAGYIGDGMLDGAAAGDVFSSPTADEFEELIGACDAGDGVLAVIKNYEGDVMNFETAIELAEMEGVEVASVVVDDDVAVEDSLYTSGRRGVCGTILVHKAAGAKAAQGADLDEVTRVAEKVVDNVGTMGTALTSCVTPEKGEPTFDLGDDEIELGIGIHGEPGTERTETMPADAITEELTDAVLDDLDLDEGQEVLTIVNGMGGTPQMELFVVNRRLQELLDERGLETYDAWVGDYMTSLDMAGASITVCAVDDELKELFDAPADTPALTTR, from the coding sequence ATGAAGAAACTGATCAACGATCCGGACGACGTGGTCGACGAGATGCTCGACGGGATGACCGCGGCGCATCCCGACCGACTGCGCCGACTCCCGGACACCCAAGTACTGGTCCGCGACGACGGCCCGGTGGAGGGGAAGGTGGGGATCGTCACCGGCGGGGGGAGCGGTCACGAGCCGACCCACGCGGGGTACATCGGCGACGGGATGCTCGACGGGGCGGCCGCGGGCGACGTGTTCTCCTCGCCGACCGCCGACGAGTTCGAGGAACTGATCGGGGCCTGCGACGCGGGCGACGGCGTCCTCGCGGTGATCAAAAACTACGAGGGCGACGTGATGAACTTCGAGACCGCCATCGAACTCGCGGAGATGGAGGGCGTCGAGGTCGCAAGCGTCGTGGTGGACGACGACGTGGCCGTCGAGGACTCGCTGTACACCTCCGGCCGCCGGGGCGTCTGCGGGACGATCCTCGTCCACAAGGCCGCGGGCGCGAAGGCCGCGCAGGGGGCCGACCTCGACGAGGTCACACGCGTCGCCGAGAAGGTGGTCGACAACGTCGGCACGATGGGCACCGCGCTCACCTCCTGTGTCACCCCGGAGAAGGGCGAGCCGACCTTCGATCTGGGCGACGACGAGATCGAACTCGGCATCGGTATCCACGGCGAGCCGGGCACGGAGCGCACCGAGACGATGCCCGCCGACGCGATCACCGAGGAGTTGACCGACGCGGTCCTCGACGACCTCGACCTCGACGAGGGCCAAGAGGTGCTCACGATCGTCAACGGGATGGGCGGGACGCCGCAGATGGAGCTGTTCGTGGTCAACCGGCGGCTTCAGGAGCTGCTCGACGAGCGCGGTCTGGAGACCTACGACGCGTGGGTCGGCGACTACATGACCTCGCTGGACATGGCGGGCGCGTCGATCACGGTGTGCGCGGTCGACGACGAACTGAAGGAGCTGTTCGACGCGCCGGCGGACACACCGGCGCTGACGACGAGATGA
- a CDS encoding integrase, whose amino-acid sequence MSEDLDPITPSAALDYYLDDRRGELAGATLRDHEYRIGTFVDWLEDRKNVRNMNEVDVRMVHEWRVWKREDNGDHDPCNMMTMQGQVSTVKQFLYRVADIRGVPQTLPDRIRVPSPSKDQQSNDTILSSERTRAILDYLSKYEYASRHHVTLLLMWRVPARRGGVRALDLGDWDSEDRALEFRHRPPFTPLKNGETSERDVILKPPVAEVVDDYVNGPRLDKVDRVGRNPLVTTNQGRPGVSTLQSWIYRVTRPCVIDEGCPHGREIDDCEATEGKLASKCPSSRAPHHVRTGSVTAHRNAGTPRPVISDRGDASEDVLEKHYDKAGNRERARRRQEHIPEDI is encoded by the coding sequence GTGAGCGAGGACCTCGACCCCATCACGCCGAGCGCGGCGCTCGACTACTACCTCGACGACCGTCGCGGCGAGCTCGCCGGCGCGACCCTCCGCGACCACGAGTACCGGATCGGGACGTTCGTCGACTGGCTGGAGGACCGGAAGAACGTCCGGAACATGAACGAGGTCGACGTCCGGATGGTCCACGAGTGGCGCGTCTGGAAGCGCGAGGACAACGGCGACCACGACCCCTGTAACATGATGACGATGCAGGGGCAGGTCTCGACCGTCAAGCAGTTCCTCTACCGGGTGGCCGACATCCGCGGCGTCCCGCAGACCCTCCCGGACCGCATCCGGGTGCCGTCGCCCTCGAAGGACCAGCAGTCGAACGACACGATCCTCTCTTCGGAGCGCACGAGGGCAATCCTCGACTACCTCTCGAAGTACGAGTACGCGAGCCGCCACCACGTCACGCTGCTGCTGATGTGGCGCGTCCCGGCGCGTCGCGGCGGGGTCCGTGCCCTCGACCTCGGCGACTGGGACTCAGAGGACCGCGCGCTTGAGTTCCGGCACCGCCCGCCGTTCACGCCGCTGAAGAACGGCGAAACGAGCGAGCGCGACGTCATCCTGAAGCCGCCGGTCGCGGAGGTCGTCGACGACTACGTGAACGGCCCACGGCTGGACAAGGTCGACCGGGTCGGCCGGAACCCGCTCGTGACGACGAATCAGGGCCGGCCGGGCGTCTCGACACTCCAGTCGTGGATCTACCGGGTGACGCGTCCCTGTGTGATCGACGAGGGATGCCCGCACGGCCGCGAGATAGACGATTGCGAGGCGACCGAGGGGAAGCTAGCCAGCAAGTGTCCGTCGTCGCGTGCGCCCCACCACGTCCGCACAGGGAGTGTCACGGCGCACCGGAACGCGGGCACGCCTCGCCCGGTGATCAGCGATCGCGGTGACGCCTCGGAGGACGTACTGGAGAAGCACTACGACAAGGCCGGTAACCGGGAGCGAGCCCGCCGCCGGCAGGAGCACATTCCGGAGGACATCTGA
- a CDS encoding J domain-containing protein → MNLDWPTGWDRTPPTDRTKNRSFEATLGATTKALATELDRMDVDGWRASIANAHTKSNGLPLANANPDDPGFVLRWREDDQEYAVACDSSPRLRDNVRTVYKWIHETRMRGNRPVRTGDSEFAAARLPPGDDDEDAVVAGSATSKPAHEVLGVDAYASEAEVIGAYHERVKEAHPDHGGSEAELLRVRDAKEEMLGGDR, encoded by the coding sequence GTGAATCTCGACTGGCCGACCGGCTGGGATCGGACACCGCCCACTGACCGGACGAAGAACCGGAGCTTCGAGGCGACGCTCGGCGCGACGACGAAGGCCCTCGCGACCGAGCTCGACCGGATGGACGTCGACGGCTGGCGGGCGTCCATCGCGAACGCACACACGAAGTCGAACGGCCTCCCGCTCGCGAACGCGAACCCGGACGACCCGGGCTTCGTCCTCCGCTGGCGCGAAGACGACCAGGAGTACGCCGTAGCCTGCGACTCCTCCCCCCGACTCCGCGACAACGTCCGAACGGTATACAAGTGGATCCACGAGACCCGGATGCGGGGGAACCGCCCCGTCCGAACCGGGGACTCGGAGTTCGCCGCGGCCCGTCTCCCTCCGGGAGACGACGACGAGGACGCGGTCGTCGCCGGATCTGCCACGAGCAAGCCAGCCCACGAGGTCCTCGGGGTGGACGCGTACGCCTCCGAGGCCGAGGTGATCGGGGCCTACCACGAGCGCGTCAAGGAGGCGCACCCGGACCACGGCGGGTCGGAGGCGGAGCTGCTGCGCGTCCGCGACGCGAAAGAGGAGATGCTCGGAGGTGACCGATGA
- a CDS encoding helix-turn-helix transcriptional regulator: MPTHDAATSTARRPTDATDDTIMSDASTRPTDEAHDDVTTWYDLLGFQRDLLLVAAEVEGDELPKGLALKRRLEARYSDPINHGRLYTNLSDLEDEGLIESEEIDGRTNAYRVTDRARELLAERRDAIDDALAGGEDA, encoded by the coding sequence ATGCCGACGCACGACGCCGCGACGAGTACCGCGCGACGACCGACCGACGCGACTGACGACACCATCATGAGCGACGCATCCACGCGGCCGACGGACGAGGCGCACGACGACGTGACCACCTGGTACGACCTCCTCGGGTTCCAGCGCGACCTCCTCCTAGTCGCCGCCGAGGTCGAGGGCGACGAGCTCCCGAAGGGCCTCGCGCTGAAACGCCGGCTCGAAGCTCGGTACTCCGACCCGATCAACCACGGTCGCCTGTACACCAACCTGAGCGACCTCGAAGACGAGGGCTTGATCGAGTCGGAGGAGATCGACGGGCGCACCAACGCCTACCGAGTCACCGACCGCGCCCGCGAGCTGCTCGCCGAGCGCCGGGACGCGATCGACGACGCCCTCGCGGGAGGTGAGGACGCGTGA
- a CDS encoding winged-helix domain-containing protein, with protein sequence MTMTDLVILEFLNDHDLELAPKPLYRNLNRHGHDVGYSTVRGRLPKLAEKGLLQKDSDGYYETTNLGRAYLAGEIDADDLEDADV encoded by the coding sequence ATGACGATGACTGATCTGGTCATCTTGGAATTCCTCAATGACCACGATCTAGAGCTCGCTCCAAAGCCGCTATACCGAAACCTGAACCGACACGGTCACGATGTCGGGTATTCGACTGTCCGCGGGCGATTGCCAAAGCTAGCTGAGAAGGGACTTTTACAGAAAGACAGCGATGGCTACTATGAGACGACTAATCTCGGTCGAGCCTACCTCGCTGGGGAGATTGATGCCGACGACTTGGAAGACGCCGACGTATGA